The following nucleotide sequence is from Diospyros lotus cultivar Yz01 chromosome 3, ASM1463336v1, whole genome shotgun sequence.
CCCTCAACTCATCACTTCCTCCATCCAACTCACTCTCCTCTCCGAAAACCCTAACAAGAAAGTCGCCATTTACTATGACCAACTTCAAGTCTATGCCTCTTACAAGGGCCAACAGATTACCACTCCCACTTCTCTTCCTCCTTTCTATCAAGGCCACGAAGAGTCCAATCTTATCTCCGCTTCCCTGGTTGGTCACCATTAATATCGCTATCTTTTTATTAACAGAAATGACATTTAGGCTTAATGCAAGCTGTTTTTCAAATGGCATCATTTGAAATGTCTCTATCTATCGAAACACGTCAGTCAGTTCTCATTGATTTTGAAAACGTTCTTATAGGTCGGAAGCGGGCTGCAGGTGGCGCCGTCATTCGGGTACGAATTCGGACAGGACCAGATTGCCGGGAAGCTGGTCATGAGCTTGAAGATGAACGGAAAGCTTAGATGGAAGGTGGGGACTTGGGTTTCACGGCGTTACAGATTCAATATAAATTGCGTTGCTATAACAAATTTTGGACCCAATATACCATCTGGTCCGCTGAGTTTCAACCAAGGGACTCAGTGCTCAACTACACTTTAATTAACTGTAATTCAATGAAGTtgatcactctctctctctctctctctatatatatatatatatatgtttatatgctTAGCTTATAGTGAGCCCTTTGGTTGCTTGTTTTTATGTCTAGGGTTTGGCTTTAATGTGGCTTATAGTGCTTGTATATCAATGGTGAATGATAGgagtgaattttaattatatggcAATAAAGGATCTGGTAATTTATGTTAATTatcttctcttattctttctctACCAATCTGAATTGGGTTGTAGCTGTACATGTGATGGGCTGACGTCAGTGGAAAGATATGGCTTTGTAGAGAGTGGAAAGATGAGGAGGAGGGAGGGAGGAGGAAACATTTTTACCTTTGGTTTGTTTTAAGGGCTCTCTCAAGATAGGGTGAGAGAATGTAAGTAAGCTTCATGACACAAGAAATCGTTTGCTTTCTTCACAGAGAATCTTCATTTAATCACATGACAAAACCTCCCTTCTTTCTCTcctttaattatatatcaacCACTTTGTGAATCTCTTTACCACTCTTCGTatcaccacacacacacacacacacacacacacacacacacatatatatatatatatatgttaaagtATCTTTCAGATGAATTTTGTCTTGTCagtatttgtaatttatatataaataatcaaataagttATGAGACCTTTGAATCCATgtctttatatattataaaagatCTTAATATAAGACCTGAAATTAATTAGTAAGTTGAATTTATGAGTCATGGAAGCAAGAAGATGGTTTTGCGGATGCATTAAATTATGTGTCATTTCCTAAGTTAAATAATTGagcatatataataatttaacatgATATGAGAGCTAGTGGACATGCCCAATAAGATTTTGGTAATAAAGAAAATGGTGacattaattatttcaaaagctAGAAAACTTTTCAAAAGGGCTGGGCTTATTGAAGAAAGTAAAGATATAACACACAAAAAGGAAGTTTGATTCTTGCCCTGTATATATGCCATAAGGCTTTCTACCAGTGATGACTAACTTTTACATGCAATTAGATATGAGCAGTCTTATTAGTTGTTAATAAAGtcttttgtaaaaaaaatatggataaaaataaaacttttactTACTTCCCTTACAAAAATCAAGAATTAGGTTGACCAAACATGATACCAATTATATGATCGCGAGGAGACTTTACAAAAATGACAAGTTATAAATGTCGAACCTTAAATCTTTTTGGGGAGAGGGCTGTCaatatttctttgattttttttttttgttttaacagttgaatttcttcttttttttttcttgaaaattttactCCAGAGTGGATAATGGTTGGTTTGATAGTTTAGTTATCTTTCAAATTATAACCAAATCATTATGTGATTAAAATCACCTAAATTATAGTTTAGTGGTTCGactgatttgaaaaaatataacataattataTAGTTAATGTTCGCGTGCTATAGATAAATATAGAGTTGCATGAAAATCAATTGTTACCATAcataaatagaataaaataattaaaaattattcagtCAAATGTTAGGAAGCATGCTGATATATAAAACACTTTAATTCTTAAAAGTATTGTAATTTATCGATAACAGTTAGTATTTGTAAAGAATCAAATACATctataattatcaattaaaatccataacttcataattaaataaaaaatttaaatcataaaaatattattttattaggggTTAGCCAGTTTCATGATTTATCAAATCGCAAAACTCAAACTAAACAACTTTagatgattttttaaattattaaactataatCGATCACTACTTTATAACCTTACAATTTAATGATTAATTTGTGAGGGTTTAATCTGACTAATTAATTTGAGCTAGCGATTTAATTTTCTCTCACACGAATACAAATCTCCAACTCTATTGACCTAATCATTGAGAGTCATTCTaagatcaaaatcaaaattcatgaaacgcgaagagaagaaagaagacaaGATGACTGTCATCAAATTAAACAGGTTGTTATCTTcttgtttatttcttgtttcCTAGACGCAACAAACTCCTTATAAAACAAACCTAACGGACAGTGAACGAACTGACCATGCAGCTGCCAGCTGAGATGAGGATGAAAAGCTTCGCCAGTAGGGAACTTTCATCGGTCTTGAGACGCAAAAAAGAGGATGGAAAGCTTCACCGGCCACTAGGGCACTTTGATCAGTCTTAAGCTGCAAAAAGAAGTTGAATTATTAGGTGTCATCACATGTATGGTGAATATTAGTTGTGGCAGTCACCATCCATCTGATCATCATCACCATTTCCTTCTAAGCAAAAGGCCTTTCAATTCAACCCCAATTACCTTTTTGTTTGGTTTGGTCTGCCATGATTGGGGATTTCAGTACTGTAATTGAAGTACTGATTTTATatctaggaaaaaaaaaatccaaacttttatgaggtttatatatatttttctaaatatggCTTCATCATGACCCAAAACTGGTTCTTCAAGAAGTGTCAAAGTTAGCAAGTCCATAGGTACCGTTACTATCTACGAAGTGAAACTTGTTCATGTCTCCCTTCTTGTGAGAGTCGAGAAATgatcgttttatttttaattagttttatctttattttacaaaaatgaaGATGCATGagaagtaaaattaataaattaatcttcaCAAGTGttaataactttaaattaaattaattatatcagGTCTTCTATCAAATAACAAGGTACCCATCTTGAATATTTCtgtaattcttgaaaaagaaaatctttAAATCGGACAATACAATGAATACCAATCAACCCAATCTAAAAATTGCATAAACTCATGGGCCTGGGCTGGGCCCAAATATCTGCAACAGGAACAATAGTAGGTCGTGTTTGGGATGTTTACATAAACTTAAGTAATATTTGACATAatatttggtttttttaattaaatttatcttcatCTGACATA
It contains:
- the LOC127797751 gene encoding NDR1/HIN1-like protein 26, producing the protein MSQVSTKSPKHCAKQGLSIEKHYKKLFYAFSTFFLSILSLIFLVWLILHPSKPHFSLKDAQIFQLTFSAPQLITSSIQLTLLSENPNKKVAIYYDQLQVYASYKGQQITTPTSLPPFYQGHEESNLISASLVGSGLQVAPSFGYEFGQDQIAGKLVMSLKMNGKLRWKVGTWVSRRYRFNINCVAITNFGPNIPSGPLSFNQGTQCSTTL